A stretch of the Bradyrhizobium sp. CCBAU 53351 genome encodes the following:
- a CDS encoding DUF2093 domain-containing protein: MLNKFGPSGHGEAQVQYLDGDFRVISPGTFVRCAITDARIPLDELKYWSVDLQEAYATPAAVLQRHFPGAPRPQES; the protein is encoded by the coding sequence GTGCTGAACAAGTTCGGCCCCTCGGGCCATGGCGAAGCGCAGGTGCAATATCTCGACGGCGATTTCCGCGTGATCTCGCCGGGGACCTTCGTGCGCTGCGCCATCACCGACGCGCGGATTCCGCTCGACGAGCTGAAGTACTGGAGCGTCGACCTGCAGGAGGCCTACGCCACGCCTGCCGCCGTGCTGCAGCGACATTTTCCCGGCGCGCCGAGACCGCAGGAATCGTGA
- a CDS encoding dienelactone hydrolase family protein: protein MRLPLTALFVMLVMSAVHAAPAPLAVEIPLASGVLHAQLYKPEGAGPFPTVIALHGCGGLGGHSDSILPRYRDWAERLLRAGNAVLWPDSYGSRELGPQCRVKEMHVKARRERVADIAASRAWLMQQSWVARDRVSLMGWANGASALLWAVRPQSAARDLGPDFRAAVAFYPDCRISAGLGWSTRVPTLVLIGADDDVSSPPACRQMVEGAHGRSALARIVVYPGAYHDFDRANTPLHAAGSNDAGAPERGHLGTNAQARAESQKEVAEWLAR from the coding sequence ATGCGCCTTCCACTGACCGCCCTGTTCGTGATGCTCGTGATGTCGGCCGTGCATGCCGCGCCGGCACCGCTAGCAGTCGAGATTCCGCTGGCGTCGGGCGTCCTCCATGCGCAGCTCTACAAGCCCGAGGGAGCAGGCCCGTTTCCGACCGTGATCGCGCTGCACGGCTGCGGCGGGCTCGGCGGCCATTCCGATTCCATCCTGCCGCGCTATCGCGACTGGGCCGAGCGCCTGCTCAGGGCCGGCAACGCCGTGCTGTGGCCCGACAGCTACGGCTCGCGCGAGCTCGGGCCGCAATGCCGCGTCAAGGAGATGCACGTTAAGGCGCGGCGCGAGCGCGTCGCCGACATCGCGGCGAGCCGGGCCTGGCTGATGCAGCAGAGCTGGGTGGCGCGCGACCGCGTCAGCCTGATGGGCTGGGCCAATGGCGCGAGCGCGCTGCTCTGGGCCGTGCGTCCGCAGAGTGCCGCGCGGGATCTCGGTCCGGATTTCCGTGCTGCCGTCGCGTTCTATCCGGATTGCCGGATATCGGCCGGCCTCGGCTGGAGCACGCGCGTGCCCACCCTGGTGCTGATCGGCGCCGATGACGACGTCTCGTCGCCGCCCGCCTGCCGCCAGATGGTGGAGGGCGCGCATGGCCGTAGCGCGCTCGCGCGCATCGTGGTCTATCCCGGCGCCTATCACGATTTCGACCGCGCCAACACGCCGCTGCACGCAGCTGGCAGCAACGATGCAGGCGCGCCCGAGCGCGGCCATCTCGGCACCAACGCGCAGGCGCGCGCGGAATCGCAGAAAGAGGTCGCGGAGTGGCTGGCGCGGTAA
- the xseA gene encoding exodeoxyribonuclease VII large subunit — protein MPPAEQLNNAFEFTVSELSQSLKRTVEDTYGHVRVRGEISGFRGAHSSGHCYFALKDESAKIEAVIWKGVHGRMRFKPQEGLEVIATGKLTTYPGSSKYQIVIEALEPAGIGALMALMEERKKKLAAEGLFDEARKQLLPWLPEVIGVVTSPTGAVIRDILHRLEDRFPRRVLVWPVKVQGEGSAEQIAAAIRGFNALPEGGRIPRPDVLIVARGGGSLEDLWSFNEEIVVRAAAESMIPLISAVGHETDITLIDFVADKRAPTPTAAAEMAVPVRSDLFVEVADLGRRTRAYWMRAQESRRSELRAAARALPAAGDLLAIPRQRLDSAGASLPRCLKANTHAHFRRFTAASSKLTLRVLHGQISQADHRLTVCGERLGLSARSLLRRRRDRFAGLEVRLRASKLSNAQAQRNAIARQRERTHRLSERAGRALLTLLQRLEARIENSGKLLSALSYRSVLARGFALVRDEAGHPLHAADSVGPNARLEIEFADGRVAATADADRPVPTAKRAPAPAKPAAADAKPAPKRVAKPVDQGSLF, from the coding sequence ATGCCGCCCGCGGAACAACTGAACAACGCCTTCGAATTCACGGTGTCCGAGCTCTCGCAGTCCCTGAAGCGGACGGTGGAGGACACCTATGGCCATGTCCGGGTCCGCGGCGAGATCTCGGGGTTTCGCGGGGCGCACTCCTCCGGCCATTGCTATTTCGCGCTCAAGGACGAGAGCGCCAAGATCGAGGCGGTGATCTGGAAGGGCGTGCACGGCCGCATGCGCTTCAAGCCCCAGGAGGGGCTGGAGGTGATCGCCACCGGCAAGCTCACGACCTATCCGGGCTCCTCGAAATACCAGATCGTGATCGAGGCGCTGGAGCCGGCCGGCATCGGCGCGCTGATGGCGCTGATGGAGGAGCGCAAGAAGAAGCTCGCCGCCGAAGGCCTGTTCGACGAGGCGCGCAAGCAGCTGCTGCCGTGGCTGCCAGAGGTGATCGGCGTGGTGACCTCGCCGACCGGCGCCGTCATCCGCGACATCCTGCATCGGCTGGAGGACCGCTTCCCCCGCCGCGTGCTGGTGTGGCCGGTGAAGGTGCAGGGCGAAGGCTCGGCCGAGCAGATCGCGGCCGCGATCCGCGGCTTCAACGCGCTGCCGGAAGGCGGCAGGATTCCGCGGCCCGATGTGTTGATCGTCGCGCGCGGCGGCGGCTCGCTGGAAGATCTCTGGTCGTTCAACGAGGAGATCGTGGTCCGCGCGGCGGCCGAGAGCATGATCCCGCTGATCTCGGCGGTGGGACACGAGACCGACATCACGCTGATCGACTTCGTCGCCGACAAGCGCGCGCCGACGCCGACGGCGGCGGCCGAGATGGCGGTGCCGGTGCGCAGCGATCTCTTCGTCGAGGTCGCCGATCTCGGGCGCCGCACCCGCGCCTATTGGATGCGCGCGCAGGAAAGCCGCCGCAGCGAGTTGCGCGCCGCCGCGCGCGCGCTGCCGGCGGCCGGCGATCTGCTCGCCATTCCCCGGCAACGGCTGGATTCGGCGGGCGCCTCCCTGCCCCGCTGCCTCAAGGCCAACACGCACGCGCATTTCCGCAGGTTTACCGCCGCCAGCTCGAAGCTGACGCTGCGCGTGCTGCACGGCCAGATCTCGCAGGCCGACCATCGCCTGACCGTGTGCGGCGAGCGGCTCGGCCTCTCCGCGCGCTCGCTGCTACGGCGGCGGCGCGACCGCTTTGCGGGGCTCGAGGTTCGCCTGCGCGCGTCAAAGCTCTCCAATGCGCAGGCGCAGCGCAACGCGATTGCGCGCCAGCGCGAGCGCACGCATCGCCTCAGCGAGCGCGCCGGGCGCGCGCTTCTCACGCTGCTGCAGCGGCTGGAGGCCCGCATCGAGAACAGCGGCAAGCTGCTGTCGGCCTTGTCCTACCGCAGCGTGCTTGCGCGCGGCTTCGCACTGGTGCGGGACGAGGCGGGTCATCCGCTGCATGCGGCCGATAGCGTCGGGCCGAACGCGCGGCTGGAGATCGAGTTCGCGGATGGACGAGTCGCGGCGACCGCGGATGCGGATCGACCGGTGCCGACGGCAAAGCGCGCGCCGGCGCCAGCGAAGCCGGCCGCGGCGGACGCAAAGCCTGCGCCGAAGCGCGTGGCCAAGCCGGTGGATCAGGGCAGCCTGTTCTGA
- a CDS encoding alpha/beta hydrolase: MAMRLLRGVLSGVKWALCAVGGVALILTAMIATPLQRPPEMRSVSESTKGIDWSTLPQLERFQARDGTWIGYRHYAPIGAAAGRGAIFIHGSSGSSGTVNHALTHAMSAHGVETWALDIRGHGGSGTRGDIGYVGQLEDDLVDFVAEVRKTAPDLPLTLVGHSAGAGFSLRVAATPIMQDMFVRTVLLAPYLGYDAPTNRPNAGGWANFNVPRFFGLSALRKLGIDCCAQLPVLALAVPATSAKYLTSIYSDRLTRNFSTRGYRIDLPLTTRPITIFGGAEDEMMISDKYAEAVHAVKPSVDVKIIDGINHMGIVTNPKAISVIAEDVATRGAGQS, from the coding sequence ATGGCAATGCGATTGCTGCGCGGCGTTTTGAGCGGCGTGAAATGGGCCCTGTGTGCGGTCGGCGGCGTGGCGCTGATCCTGACCGCGATGATCGCAACCCCGCTGCAGCGGCCGCCCGAGATGCGCTCGGTCTCGGAATCGACCAAGGGCATCGACTGGTCCACGCTGCCGCAACTCGAGCGCTTCCAGGCACGCGACGGCACCTGGATCGGTTATCGCCATTACGCACCGATCGGCGCTGCGGCAGGCCGCGGCGCGATCTTCATCCATGGCTCCTCCGGCTCCAGCGGCACCGTCAACCACGCGCTGACCCACGCGATGTCAGCGCATGGGGTGGAGACCTGGGCGCTCGACATCCGCGGCCATGGCGGCTCCGGCACTCGCGGCGATATCGGCTATGTCGGCCAGCTCGAGGACGATCTCGTCGATTTCGTCGCGGAAGTTCGCAAGACCGCGCCGGATCTGCCGCTCACTTTGGTCGGCCATTCCGCCGGCGCCGGCTTCTCGCTGCGCGTCGCCGCGACCCCGATCATGCAGGACATGTTCGTGCGCACCGTGCTGCTCGCGCCCTATCTCGGCTATGACGCACCGACCAACCGGCCCAATGCGGGCGGCTGGGCCAATTTCAACGTCCCGCGCTTCTTCGGCCTGAGCGCGCTGCGCAAGCTCGGCATCGACTGCTGCGCGCAGCTTCCGGTGCTGGCGCTGGCGGTGCCGGCGACCTCGGCGAAATATCTCACCTCGATCTATTCCGATCGCCTGACCCGCAATTTCTCAACGCGCGGCTATCGCATAGATCTTCCCTTGACGACGCGCCCGATCACGATCTTTGGCGGCGCCGAGGACGAGATGATGATCTCGGACAAATACGCGGAAGCCGTGCACGCGGTGAAGCCGTCGGTCGACGTCAAGATCATCGACGGCATCAACCACATGGGCATCGTCACCAATCCCAAGGCGATCTCCGTCATCGCCGAGGACGTCGCAACGCGCGGAGCAGGCCAGTCATGA